The following coding sequences are from one Geodermatophilus normandii window:
- a CDS encoding ATP-binding cassette domain-containing protein — MTAYVGDAAPAGGQATGGDSGVLAIEAVGLVKRFGATTAVAGVDLQIPRGGVHGFLGPNGAGKTTTIRMLATLLPPDGGSARVFGHDVVTDADAVRGRVSLTGQFASLDEMLSGAENLLLLARLLGYSRAAARQRTDQLLAAFGLTEAAGKQVKHYSGGMRRRIDIAAGIVVRPDLVFLDEPTTGLDPRSRNQVWDVVRALVRGGTTVLLTTQYLDEADQLADRISVIDAGRVIAEGTPGQLKASVGSGTLHVRVADPEDRGTARALLERVLAVPVTADADPAALTASVRDAAPAARALTALETAGIPLAQFALGQPSLDEVFLALTGRPADSTGTPAPEDPR, encoded by the coding sequence GTGACGGCGTACGTCGGCGACGCGGCGCCGGCCGGTGGACAGGCGACCGGCGGCGACAGCGGGGTCCTGGCGATCGAGGCCGTCGGCCTGGTCAAGCGCTTCGGCGCCACGACCGCCGTGGCCGGCGTCGACCTGCAGATCCCCCGGGGCGGCGTGCACGGCTTCCTCGGCCCCAACGGGGCGGGCAAGACGACCACGATCCGGATGCTGGCCACCCTGCTCCCGCCCGACGGCGGATCGGCGCGGGTCTTCGGCCACGACGTCGTCACCGACGCCGACGCCGTCCGCGGCCGGGTCAGCCTGACCGGCCAGTTCGCCTCCCTGGACGAGATGCTCAGCGGCGCGGAGAACCTGCTGCTGCTCGCCCGGCTGCTGGGCTACTCGCGGGCCGCCGCGCGCCAGCGCACCGACCAGCTGCTGGCCGCCTTCGGCCTCACCGAGGCGGCCGGCAAGCAGGTGAAGCACTACTCCGGCGGGATGCGACGGCGCATCGACATCGCCGCCGGCATCGTCGTCCGGCCCGACCTGGTCTTCCTCGACGAGCCGACCACCGGCCTGGACCCCCGCAGCCGCAACCAGGTGTGGGACGTCGTCCGCGCGCTCGTCCGCGGCGGGACGACGGTGCTGCTGACCACCCAGTACCTCGACGAGGCCGACCAGCTCGCCGACCGCATCTCCGTCATCGACGCCGGCCGGGTGATCGCCGAGGGCACGCCCGGGCAGCTCAAGGCGTCGGTGGGCTCGGGCACGCTGCACGTGCGGGTGGCCGACCCGGAGGACCGCGGCACCGCCCGCGCGCTGCTCGAGCGCGTCCTGGCCGTCCCGGTCACCGCGGACGCCGACCCCGCGGCCCTCACGGCCTCGGTGCGGGACGCCGCCCCAGCGGCCCGGGCGCTCACCGCCCTGGAGACCGCCGGCATCCCGCTGGCGCAGTTCGCCCTCGGGCAGCCGAGCCTCGACGAGGTCTTCCTCGCCCTGACCGGCCGGCCCGCCGACAGCACCGGCACCCCCGCTCCGGAGGACCCGCGATGA
- a CDS encoding ABC transporter permease — protein sequence MTPAARGRRAPAARRSPVTVLLAVAVAALALLPLVHIAVAAVDVGWSGVAELVFRRRVADLLGNTLRLVAGAVAVCTVLGVGAAWLVERTALPGRRGWHVLLVAPLALPAFVSSSAWISLLPGLDTYGGALLVVSLAYAPFVYLPAVAAFRGLDPALEETARGLGLSSWAVFRRVQLPQLRVAVLGGALLVALHVLAEFGALAMLRYPTFTTAVYDQYRATFNGAAATMLAGVLVLLCLVLLLAEIRLRGARGYARTGAGAARQPRPVRLGVLTGPALLALATVVGLALLVPVGALVSWFATGTSARVDWAVLAATTGTTLALAAGAAAVTTALALPTGWLAVRRRGPLATLLERTTYLGSAVPAIVVALALVTVSIRLLPGLYQTVPVLLAAYAVLFLPRAIVTVRAAVEQSPPVHDDVAASLGVPAPARLWRVTLPLLAPGIGAGRRWCSWRWSPSSPPRCCSRRPAPRPWRRRSGRPAAPWSTAPPRPTPSSWSCSRHRPRCSSPATSDEV from the coding sequence GTGACCCCGGCCGCGCGGGGCCGGCGCGCGCCCGCGGCGCGCCGCTCCCCGGTGACGGTGCTGCTGGCCGTCGCCGTCGCGGCCCTCGCGCTGCTGCCCCTGGTGCACATCGCGGTGGCCGCGGTCGACGTCGGCTGGAGCGGGGTCGCGGAGCTGGTGTTCCGGCGGCGGGTGGCCGACCTCCTGGGCAACACCCTCCGGCTGGTCGCCGGTGCCGTGGCCGTGTGCACGGTGCTGGGCGTGGGCGCGGCCTGGCTCGTGGAGCGCACCGCCCTGCCCGGCCGCCGGGGATGGCACGTGCTGCTCGTCGCGCCGCTGGCGCTGCCGGCCTTCGTCAGCAGCTCGGCGTGGATCTCCCTGCTGCCCGGGCTGGACACCTACGGCGGCGCCCTGCTCGTGGTGTCGCTGGCCTACGCGCCGTTCGTGTACCTGCCCGCGGTCGCCGCCTTCCGCGGCCTGGACCCGGCGCTGGAGGAGACCGCCCGGGGCCTGGGCCTGTCGAGCTGGGCGGTGTTCCGGCGGGTGCAGCTGCCCCAGCTCCGGGTGGCCGTGCTCGGCGGTGCACTGCTGGTCGCCCTGCACGTGCTCGCCGAGTTCGGCGCCCTGGCGATGCTGCGCTACCCGACCTTCACCACGGCCGTCTACGACCAGTACCGGGCCACGTTCAACGGCGCGGCCGCCACCATGCTGGCCGGGGTCCTGGTGCTGCTGTGCCTGGTGCTGCTCCTGGCCGAGATCCGGCTGCGGGGCGCCCGCGGCTACGCCCGCACCGGGGCCGGCGCCGCCCGCCAGCCGCGCCCCGTCCGCCTCGGGGTGCTCACCGGTCCCGCCCTGCTGGCCCTCGCCACGGTGGTCGGGCTGGCGCTGCTCGTGCCGGTGGGCGCGCTGGTGTCCTGGTTCGCGACCGGCACCTCGGCGCGGGTCGACTGGGCGGTCCTGGCCGCCACCACCGGGACGACGCTCGCCCTCGCCGCCGGGGCCGCGGCGGTCACCACCGCGCTGGCCCTGCCGACGGGCTGGCTCGCCGTCCGCCGCCGGGGACCGCTGGCCACCCTGCTCGAGCGCACCACCTACCTGGGCAGCGCGGTACCGGCGATCGTCGTGGCCCTCGCGCTCGTGACGGTCAGCATCCGGTTGCTGCCGGGCCTCTACCAGACCGTCCCGGTGCTGCTGGCCGCCTACGCCGTCCTTTTCCTGCCCCGGGCGATCGTGACGGTGCGCGCGGCGGTCGAGCAGTCGCCACCGGTGCACGACGACGTCGCGGCCTCCCTCGGCGTCCCGGCGCCGGCGCGGCTGTGGCGGGTGACCCTGCCGCTGCTGGCCCCCGGGATCGGGGCGGGGCGGCGCTGGTGTTCCTGGCGGTGGTCACCGAGCTCACCGCCACGCTGCTGCTCGCGCCGACCGGCACCGAGACCCTGGCGACGGCGTTCTGGTCGGCCAGCAGCGCCCTGGAGTACGGCGCCGCCGCGCCCTACGCCGTCGTCATGGTCCTGCTCTCGGCACCGGCCACGGTGCTCCTCTCCCGCGACGTCCGACGAGGTCTGA
- a CDS encoding ABC transporter permease, which translates to MTATSTAPATAEATAPDTAAVLAALGSADRPRPQGPLAASATFGWRTLLRIKYVPEQLFDVTVFPVMLTLIFTYLFGGALAGSVDRYLQFFLPGILVQSILMITMYTGVALNTDIEKGVFDRIRSLPVWRPSALVGALLGDVVRFALASAVVLGLGLALGFRPEGGPAGVLAAVALLLVFAFALGWIWTYLALVVRTPNAVMGWSMLVITPLTFGSNIFVDPATMPGWLQAAVEVNPVSSLVSAVRGLVHGEVAGSDVVLVLVWAAALVAVLGPLTVRRYRTRN; encoded by the coding sequence ATGACCGCCACCTCGACCGCGCCCGCCACCGCCGAGGCCACCGCGCCGGACACCGCCGCGGTCCTCGCGGCCCTCGGGTCGGCCGACCGCCCGAGGCCGCAGGGCCCGCTGGCGGCGTCGGCGACCTTCGGCTGGCGGACGCTGCTGCGGATCAAGTACGTCCCGGAGCAGCTGTTCGACGTCACCGTCTTCCCGGTGATGCTGACGCTGATCTTCACGTACCTGTTCGGCGGCGCGCTGGCCGGCTCGGTCGACCGCTACCTGCAGTTCTTCCTCCCGGGCATCCTCGTGCAGAGCATCCTCATGATCACGATGTACACCGGGGTGGCGCTCAACACCGACATCGAGAAGGGCGTCTTCGACCGCATCCGCTCGCTGCCGGTCTGGCGGCCCAGCGCGCTGGTCGGCGCCCTGCTCGGCGACGTCGTCCGGTTCGCCCTCGCCTCGGCCGTGGTGCTGGGGCTGGGCCTCGCGCTGGGGTTCCGGCCGGAGGGCGGGCCGGCCGGCGTCCTCGCCGCGGTGGCCCTGCTGCTGGTGTTCGCCTTCGCGCTCGGCTGGATCTGGACCTACCTGGCGCTCGTGGTGCGCACGCCGAACGCGGTGATGGGCTGGAGCATGCTGGTGATCACGCCGCTGACCTTCGGCAGCAACATCTTCGTCGATCCCGCCACGATGCCCGGCTGGCTACAGGCCGCCGTCGAGGTGAACCCGGTCAGCTCCCTGGTCAGCGCGGTGCGCGGGCTGGTGCACGGCGAGGTCGCCGGCTCCGACGTCGTCCTCGTGCTGGTCTGGGCGGCCGCGCTGGTCGCCGTCCTCGGCCCGCTGACCGTGCGCCGCTACCGCACGCGGAACTGA
- a CDS encoding ABC transporter ATP-binding protein — MSALTVTGLARSYGRTPVLTGVDLHVPSGTTTALLGPSGCGKTTLLRIVAGFDDPDAGTVELGGRVVAGAGRGVPARRRGIGFVPQEGGLFPHLSVAGNVAFGLPRRLRRDRARIAGLLALVGLDVALADRAPHQLSGGQQQRVALARALAPEPSLVLLDEPFSSLDAALREDTRRAVVEALRTTGATAVLVTHDQAEALSTADQVAVMRGGTLAQLADPRTLYREPRDLDVAAFVGEAVVLDGVAAAGRVTSELGELTLGRPCPDGPVRVLLRPEQLRLAGGPGVPARVCGIDFYGHDARVELQLSSGLRVSARAEGADLPVPGSQVTVAVRGAAVPFPAVPSGGRPEVPAPA; from the coding sequence ATGAGCGCGCTGACCGTCACCGGCCTGGCGAGGTCCTACGGCCGCACCCCGGTGCTCACCGGGGTGGACCTGCACGTCCCCAGCGGGACGACGACCGCGCTGCTCGGCCCCTCCGGCTGCGGGAAGACGACGCTGCTGCGCATCGTGGCCGGCTTCGACGACCCCGACGCCGGGACGGTCGAGCTCGGCGGCCGGGTGGTGGCCGGCGCCGGCCGCGGGGTGCCCGCCCGCCGGCGCGGCATCGGGTTCGTCCCCCAGGAGGGCGGGCTGTTCCCGCACCTGAGCGTGGCCGGCAACGTCGCCTTCGGCCTGCCCCGCCGGCTGCGCCGCGACCGCGCGCGGATCGCCGGGCTGCTCGCGTTGGTGGGCCTCGACGTGGCGCTCGCCGACCGCGCTCCGCACCAGCTCTCCGGCGGCCAGCAGCAGCGGGTCGCGCTGGCGCGCGCGCTGGCCCCCGAGCCGTCGCTGGTGCTGCTCGACGAGCCGTTCTCCTCCCTCGACGCCGCGTTGCGGGAGGACACCCGCCGCGCCGTCGTGGAGGCACTGCGGACCACCGGCGCGACCGCCGTCCTCGTCACGCACGACCAGGCCGAGGCGCTGTCGACCGCCGACCAGGTCGCGGTCATGCGCGGTGGCACCCTCGCCCAGCTCGCCGACCCGCGGACGCTGTACCGCGAGCCCCGGGACCTGGACGTGGCGGCCTTCGTCGGGGAGGCCGTGGTCCTCGACGGGGTGGCCGCCGCGGGCCGGGTGACCTCCGAGCTGGGGGAGCTGACCCTGGGCAGGCCCTGCCCGGACGGGCCCGTCCGGGTGCTGCTGCGCCCCGAGCAGCTGCGGCTGGCCGGCGGTCCCGGCGTCCCCGCGCGCGTGTGCGGGATCGACTTCTACGGGCACGACGCCCGGGTCGAGCTGCAGCTGTCCTCGGGACTGCGGGTCAGCGCGCGCGCCGAGGGCGCGGACCTGCCGGTCCCCGGGTCGCAGGTGACCGTCGCCGTCCGGGGCGCGGCGGTGCCGTTCCCGGCCGTCCCGTCGGGAGGCCGCCCGGAGGTGCCGGCACCCGCCTGA
- a CDS encoding GNAT family N-acetyltransferase, which yields MTADQPTLRTAPFADLTPFEVYALCRLRVDVFVVEQQCPYPELDGRDPEPATLHLWFEEDGEVLATIRVLDDGETRAIGRVATAASARGRGLAARLMEEGIRLCEGRAITLGAQAHLQGWYERFGFRLSGPGYVEDGIPHVPMRREPA from the coding sequence GTGACCGCCGACCAGCCGACCCTGCGCACGGCCCCCTTCGCCGACCTGACCCCGTTCGAGGTCTACGCCCTCTGCCGGCTGCGGGTCGACGTCTTCGTGGTCGAGCAGCAGTGCCCCTATCCCGAGCTCGACGGCCGCGATCCGGAGCCGGCGACGCTGCACCTGTGGTTCGAGGAGGACGGCGAGGTCCTCGCCACCATCCGGGTCCTCGACGACGGCGAGACCCGCGCGATCGGCCGCGTGGCCACCGCGGCGAGCGCGCGCGGCCGCGGCCTGGCCGCCCGGCTGATGGAGGAGGGGATCCGGCTCTGCGAGGGCCGGGCGATCACGCTCGGCGCCCAGGCGCACCTGCAGGGCTGGTACGAGCGCTTCGGCTTCCGGCTCAGCGGCCCCGGCTACGTCGAGGACGGCATCCCGCACGTGCCGATGCGCCGCGAGCCCGCCTGA
- a CDS encoding LppU/SCO3897 family protein — translation MAAAGRGPPQGGHPGGWGQPQPGQPGFGQPQPGQPFGQPGSFGGPAPAPAKPGKGRKIGSVVAAVAVAGGVAAFRFIDFGAPEVGDCITSEGTSYETVGCDDSGAEARIVGVIDEKVTESEFYESSYQPCGDFPTTTQVLWSGETGGEGTVYCAEDV, via the coding sequence GTGGCAGCCGCCGGCCGGGGCCCGCCGCAGGGCGGCCACCCCGGCGGCTGGGGCCAGCCCCAGCCCGGCCAGCCCGGGTTCGGCCAGCCCCAGCCCGGCCAGCCCTTCGGTCAGCCCGGCTCGTTCGGTGGGCCGGCCCCGGCGCCGGCCAAGCCCGGGAAGGGCCGGAAGATCGGCAGCGTCGTGGCGGCGGTCGCCGTCGCGGGCGGCGTCGCCGCGTTCCGGTTCATCGACTTCGGCGCCCCCGAGGTCGGCGACTGCATCACCTCCGAGGGCACCTCGTACGAGACCGTCGGCTGCGACGACTCCGGGGCCGAGGCCCGCATCGTCGGGGTCATCGACGAGAAGGTGACGGAGAGCGAGTTCTACGAGTCCAGCTACCAGCCCTGCGGCGACTTCCCCACCACCACGCAGGTGCTGTGGAGCGGGGAGACCGGCGGCGAGGGCACCGTCTACTGCGCCGAGGACGTCTGA
- a CDS encoding DM13 domain-containing protein: MARRRRTWIWSAAAVVVAALAAVTLVWFQPQKLFYDERVDEGLPSAAAEETPAGDGGGAVITVAPSGPVDLASGAFVSREHETVGTARVVRLPDGQVVVRLEGFETSNGPALYVYLSQNPATGEEAAFDEQFVDLGPLKGNVGDQNYVVPEGVDATGYTSVVIWCDRFDAAFGAADLGPAAMA; the protein is encoded by the coding sequence GTGGCGAGGCGACGGAGGACGTGGATCTGGTCGGCGGCGGCGGTCGTGGTGGCGGCGCTGGCCGCCGTCACGCTGGTCTGGTTCCAGCCGCAGAAGCTCTTCTACGACGAGCGGGTCGACGAGGGCCTGCCCTCGGCCGCGGCGGAGGAGACCCCGGCCGGCGACGGCGGGGGAGCGGTCATCACCGTGGCGCCCTCCGGCCCGGTCGACCTCGCCAGCGGCGCGTTCGTCTCCCGCGAGCACGAGACCGTGGGCACCGCGCGGGTGGTCCGCCTGCCCGACGGGCAGGTCGTCGTCCGGCTCGAGGGCTTCGAGACCTCCAACGGCCCGGCGCTCTACGTCTACCTGTCGCAGAACCCGGCCACCGGCGAGGAGGCGGCCTTCGACGAGCAGTTCGTCGACCTCGGCCCGCTCAAGGGCAACGTCGGCGACCAGAACTACGTCGTGCCCGAGGGCGTCGACGCCACCGGCTACACCAGCGTCGTCATCTGGTGCGACCGCTTCGACGCCGCCTTCGGTGCCGCCGACCTCGGCCCCGCCGCCATGGCCTGA
- a CDS encoding aldolase/citrate lyase family protein, giving the protein MDLLLFSVDPVWGRDVVAAGAAGIVVDWERRGKHRRQAGEGTQINADTLEDLVRMRAATDGRLLCRVNAAGPWTAREVAEAVAAGADEVLLPMVRTPEEVDRTLDLVAGRCGLGILVETQDAVDRVAELARRPLSRIYVGLNDLRIDRRSQELFRPLVDGTVDAVRAAVGTRFGVGGLTLPGGGFPVPGMLLAAELVRLRTDFTFLRRSFTADMAGRDPAVEVPRLLAALADLSDADAATAAERRAGFVAAVEGTAAVDGLRVAQPA; this is encoded by the coding sequence GTGGACCTCCTCCTCTTCTCCGTGGACCCCGTCTGGGGGCGCGACGTGGTCGCGGCCGGCGCGGCCGGGATCGTCGTCGACTGGGAGCGCCGCGGGAAGCACCGCCGGCAGGCCGGCGAGGGCACCCAGATCAACGCCGACACCCTCGAGGACCTCGTCCGCATGCGCGCGGCCACCGACGGCCGGCTGCTGTGCCGGGTCAACGCCGCCGGTCCCTGGACCGCGCGCGAGGTCGCCGAGGCCGTCGCGGCGGGGGCCGACGAGGTCCTGCTGCCGATGGTGCGCACGCCCGAGGAGGTCGACCGCACGCTGGACCTGGTCGCCGGCCGCTGCGGGCTGGGCATCCTCGTGGAGACGCAGGACGCCGTCGACCGGGTCGCCGAGCTCGCCCGGCGGCCGCTGTCGCGCATCTACGTCGGGCTCAACGACCTGCGCATCGACCGGCGGTCGCAGGAGCTGTTCCGGCCGCTGGTCGACGGGACCGTCGACGCCGTGCGCGCCGCCGTGGGGACGCGCTTCGGCGTCGGCGGGCTGACCCTGCCCGGCGGCGGGTTCCCCGTGCCGGGGATGCTGCTGGCCGCGGAGCTGGTCCGGCTGCGCACCGACTTCACCTTCCTCCGCCGCTCGTTCACCGCGGACATGGCCGGGCGCGACCCCGCCGTCGAGGTGCCGCGGCTGCTCGCGGCGCTGGCCGACCTGTCCGACGCCGACGCCGCCACCGCAGCGGAGCGGCGTGCCGGCTTCGTGGCGGCGGTGGAGGGGACGGCGGCCGTCGACGGGCTGCGGGTCGCCCAGCCGGCGTGA
- a CDS encoding glycosyltransferase, which yields MSGPRVAVVVPVYGNEGTLRPLAARLAAALAGRDWRLRLVVDASPDGSLAVARELAAADPRVAVTALEVNVGQHRALATGLHVEDADVWVCLDADLQDPPEAVPALLDRLARGDAGAVFAGRRGRYESPLRRLTGDAHRRVAARLTGLPPDAGAFLALGPAVRDAVVAAVLAGSAPSVVLAAGLAGTPLASVPVERDRRPEGTSAWTGRARLRQSLRSLAWAAGRRVSGSRAGRRGRSSSPGGPRSGSGTGRRP from the coding sequence GTGAGCGGTCCCCGCGTCGCCGTGGTCGTCCCCGTGTACGGCAACGAGGGGACGCTGCGGCCGCTGGCGGCGCGGCTGGCGGCGGCGCTCGCGGGCCGGGACTGGCGGCTGCGGCTGGTGGTCGACGCCTCGCCCGACGGCAGCCTCGCGGTCGCGCGCGAGCTCGCGGCGGCCGATCCGCGGGTGGCCGTCACCGCCCTGGAGGTCAACGTCGGCCAGCACCGGGCGCTGGCCACCGGGCTGCACGTGGAGGACGCCGACGTCTGGGTGTGCCTGGACGCCGACCTGCAGGACCCGCCGGAGGCGGTGCCGGCCCTCCTCGACCGGCTGGCCCGGGGCGACGCCGGCGCGGTCTTCGCCGGCCGCCGGGGGCGGTACGAGTCGCCGCTGCGGCGGCTGACCGGTGACGCGCACCGGCGGGTGGCCGCCCGCCTCACCGGCCTGCCGCCCGACGCCGGTGCCTTCCTCGCCCTCGGGCCCGCGGTGCGCGACGCCGTCGTGGCGGCCGTGCTGGCCGGGTCCGCGCCCAGCGTCGTGCTCGCCGCCGGCCTGGCCGGCACCCCGCTGGCCAGCGTGCCGGTCGAGCGGGACCGCCGGCCGGAGGGGACGTCGGCGTGGACCGGCCGGGCCCGGCTGCGCCAGTCGCTGCGGTCGCTGGCCTGGGCGGCGGGGCGCCGGGTCAGCGGGTCCAGAGCTGGACGACGAGGTCGGTCTTCGTCGCCGGGAGGTCCCAGGTCCGGGTCAGGGACAGGCCGGCGTCCCTGA
- a CDS encoding DUF427 domain-containing protein — MTTATWNGTVIAESDDIVTVEGNAYFPRASVREDVLRPSSTHTTCPWKGEASYLSLEVDGQVNPDAAWYYPEPKDAAREIAGRVAFWRGVEVR; from the coding sequence ATGACCACAGCCACCTGGAACGGGACCGTCATCGCCGAGTCCGACGACATCGTCACCGTCGAGGGCAACGCCTACTTCCCGCGTGCGTCGGTGCGCGAGGACGTGCTGCGCCCGTCCTCGACGCACACCACCTGCCCGTGGAAGGGCGAGGCGTCCTACCTCTCCCTCGAGGTCGACGGGCAGGTCAACCCCGACGCGGCCTGGTACTACCCCGAGCCCAAGGACGCGGCCAGGGAGATCGCCGGCCGGGTCGCCTTCTGGCGGGGCGTCGAGGTCCGCTGA
- a CDS encoding NAD-dependent epimerase/dehydratase family protein, giving the protein MSGRALVTGAGGFVGGHLVARLRADGWDVTGLTRADVDLADPVAAAAAVRAADPDVVFSLAAGRAKATAAERAATVAVNTSPWLVDALPGRCRAVVRLGSSTEYAAGPRPLDEDAPLRPRGFFGATKAAGSLLLQAAAAERGVRATVLRAFQVYGPGDHPTRLVPVVLAAARTGATVPLPAGVSRRDWVWVGDVVDACVRAALADSLPSGSVLNVGTGVQTGVAELVAVAERVTGRPIATAPGTHPGRHWDTADWVCDPRAARSLLGWEPTVGLEEGLARTWAAR; this is encoded by the coding sequence GTGAGCGGCCGGGCGCTGGTCACCGGCGCCGGCGGGTTCGTCGGCGGCCACCTGGTGGCGCGGCTGCGGGCCGACGGCTGGGACGTGACCGGCCTGACCCGTGCCGACGTCGACCTCGCCGACCCCGTCGCCGCCGCGGCCGCCGTGCGGGCCGCGGACCCCGACGTCGTCTTCTCCCTGGCGGCCGGCCGTGCCAAGGCGACCGCGGCGGAGCGCGCCGCCACGGTGGCGGTCAACACCAGCCCGTGGCTGGTCGACGCCCTGCCCGGGCGCTGCCGCGCGGTGGTCCGTCTCGGGTCGTCCACCGAGTACGCCGCCGGCCCGCGACCGCTGGACGAGGACGCCCCGCTGCGCCCCCGCGGCTTCTTCGGCGCGACCAAGGCGGCCGGGTCCCTGCTGCTGCAGGCGGCCGCCGCCGAGCGGGGCGTGCGGGCCACGGTGCTGCGCGCGTTCCAGGTCTACGGGCCCGGCGACCACCCGACCCGGCTGGTGCCGGTCGTGCTCGCCGCCGCGCGCACCGGCGCGACGGTGCCCCTCCCGGCCGGGGTCAGCCGGCGCGACTGGGTGTGGGTCGGGGACGTCGTCGACGCCTGCGTGCGGGCCGCGCTGGCCGACTCCCTGCCCTCCGGCAGCGTGCTCAACGTCGGCACCGGCGTGCAGACCGGCGTGGCCGAGCTCGTCGCCGTCGCCGAACGGGTCACCGGCCGGCCGATCGCCACCGCGCCCGGTACCCATCCCGGCCGGCACTGGGACACCGCCGACTGGGTGTGCGACCCCCGCGCGGCGCGGTCCCTGCTCGGGTGGGAGCCGACCGTCGGCCTCGAGGAGGGGCTGGCGCGCACGTGGGCGGCGCGGTGA
- a CDS encoding iron ABC transporter substrate-binding protein, protein MTRPGRATAVVVSAVCLSGALAACGSAGASGSEALTVYSAQHESLVRTMLEGFTEETGIEVEFRDGNDAELANQIVQEGEASPADVFLTENSPSIAVLDREGLLAPLDESTLGQVGEQFRPSSGTWTGFAARSTVLVYDPAALSEDELPASILELADPAWEGRIGIAAGGADFQAIVAAVLALHGEDATRAWLEGLERNAGVYQSNTAVMVAADEGEIDAGVMYHYYWYRDQAEGGLKGDDARLHFFGGQDAGAFLSVSGAGVLRSSDRPEDAQRLVAWLTGREAQERLAESTALEYAVGTGVASAGALPPLDGLGAPAVDPGSLDQDRVTELMQEVGLL, encoded by the coding sequence GTGACCAGGCCCGGGCGGGCGACCGCCGTTGTTGTCTCCGCCGTCTGTCTGTCCGGCGCGCTGGCCGCCTGCGGCAGCGCCGGGGCGTCCGGCTCGGAGGCGCTCACCGTGTACAGCGCGCAGCACGAGAGCCTGGTGCGCACGATGCTCGAGGGCTTCACCGAGGAGACGGGCATCGAGGTGGAGTTCCGCGACGGCAACGACGCCGAGCTCGCCAACCAGATCGTGCAGGAGGGTGAGGCCTCGCCGGCCGACGTCTTCCTCACCGAGAACAGCCCGTCGATCGCCGTGCTCGACCGCGAGGGGCTGCTGGCTCCACTGGACGAGTCGACGCTCGGCCAGGTCGGTGAGCAGTTCCGGCCCTCGTCGGGGACCTGGACCGGCTTCGCCGCCCGCTCGACCGTGCTGGTGTACGACCCGGCCGCGCTGTCGGAGGACGAGCTGCCGGCGTCGATCCTGGAGCTGGCCGACCCGGCGTGGGAGGGCCGCATCGGCATCGCCGCCGGTGGCGCGGACTTCCAGGCGATCGTCGCGGCGGTCCTGGCGCTGCACGGCGAGGACGCCACGCGGGCCTGGCTCGAGGGGCTGGAGCGCAACGCCGGCGTCTACCAGAGCAACACCGCGGTGATGGTGGCCGCCGACGAGGGCGAGATCGACGCCGGCGTCATGTACCACTACTACTGGTACCGCGACCAGGCCGAGGGCGGCCTCAAGGGCGACGACGCCCGGCTGCACTTCTTCGGCGGGCAGGACGCGGGGGCCTTCCTCAGCGTCTCCGGCGCCGGGGTCCTCCGGTCGTCCGACCGGCCCGAGGACGCACAGCGGCTCGTCGCCTGGCTGACCGGGCGGGAGGCGCAGGAGCGGCTGGCCGAGAGCACCGCCCTCGAGTACGCCGTCGGCACCGGCGTCGCCTCGGCCGGGGCACTGCCCCCGCTCGACGGGCTGGGGGCGCCGGCCGTCGACCCCGGCTCCCTCGACCAGGACCGGGTCACCGAGCTCATGCAGGAGGTGGGGTTGCTCTGA
- a CDS encoding PaaI family thioesterase — MADDAVPGGFAGRLGVTVEDTGDGEATLGFEVRDEHLNPAGTLHGGVVATLVDTVMGQAVRTTTGDGEVPATSQLTVTYLRPGTPGRLEVRGRVRTRGEHLTICEADVEQEGKGIAHAVATFALLER, encoded by the coding sequence ATGGCAGACGACGCGGTCCCCGGCGGGTTCGCCGGGCGGCTCGGGGTGACGGTCGAGGACACCGGCGACGGCGAGGCGACGCTGGGGTTCGAGGTCCGCGACGAGCACCTCAACCCGGCGGGCACCCTGCACGGCGGCGTCGTCGCCACCCTGGTCGACACCGTGATGGGACAGGCCGTGCGCACCACCACCGGCGACGGCGAGGTGCCCGCCACCAGCCAGCTCACCGTCACCTACCTGCGCCCCGGGACGCCCGGCCGGCTCGAGGTGCGCGGGCGGGTGCGCACCCGCGGGGAGCACCTGACCATCTGCGAGGCCGACGTCGAGCAGGAGGGCAAGGGCATCGCGCACGCCGTGGCCACCTTCGCCCTCCTCGAGCGCTAG